In Coraliomargarita sinensis, the genomic stretch AACCGACAACCGGACTGGATCCGGAACGTAAATACACGGTCTTTGAAATGATCGCGGATTATCGTGAGCGTTTCGGCTTTACCGCATTACTCGTGAGCCATGATATTCCTGAAGTGTTCGGTATCAGTGATCAGGTCGCCTGGCTGGACGAAGGCGTGATTAAATTCTACGGTCCGCCCAATGAACTGGACGACGAGGCCGAGTCTGCACTTGCTGGATTTTTGAATAAGGCTAACCATGGAAAATCGATCCGTTAGTCCACCGAATTTATTATGAATAATCGAACCATAGAATTTTTCGTCGGTTGCTTCGTTCTCGTCGGGCTGTTGGCTGTTTTTTATCTGGCGTTGCAGGTGGGCGGCGCGCGTTTTTTTGGAAGTGACAGTTACGAGTTGCAGGCACGCTTCAGCAGTATCAGCGGCGTGAATACCGGCAGCCGGATTGAAATTGCAGGCGTCCCCGTAGGCACGGTTAAAAAGATTACCTTGAACGACAACTATCATGCCATCGCGACCCTGGAACTGCCGAATCATATTCAACTGGATGACGACACCATCGCATCGGTTAGAACGTCTGGTCTGATTGGAGACCGTTTTATTGAATTATCGCCCGGAACTTCAGGAGAAAGGTTGGTAGAAGGTGGCACGATCGTTTTAACGGAGACTGCGTTTAGTTTAGAGAATGCATTAGCGAATTTTGGAGGTGGTGCGGCTCGTTCTATTGGAGTGGACAGCTACGAGTTGAAGGCACGTTTCTCGAGTATCAACGGCATCCAATCCGGGAGTTCGGTTCAGGTGGGCGGAGTGCAGGTCGGCTCGGTTATAGACGTCGAGTTGAATGATAACTTTTATGCCATCGTGACGCTGGAACTTCCCGAATCTCTTGAGCTTGATGATGACACGATTGCTTCCGTGAAAACAGCCGGCCTGATTGGCGGCCGTTTTATCGAGCTTTCCCCGGGAGGCTCAGGCTTTGCTTTGGAGCCGGGTGATATGATTGTCGACACCGAGTCCGCACTGGATATCGAAAATTTAATCAGTAAATTTGCCCTCGGCGGCATCGACAAAGAGGAAAATTAACACTTACTGTACAGTGTGATGAAAAAATTTCTTTATGGTTTCGTTTTGGTATGCCTTGTCGCGGGGACGACGGCACAGGCCGGTCAGTCCGAGTTGGAGAAACTTCGCGGTACGATCGACGCCGCTCTGGATGTGATTTACTGTGATTCCAACAGTGAATTGTCCAAAGAGGAGAAACAGGCAAAGGTCCGGTCCGTTCTTGAGGATAAGTATGAACTCGACGTCATCATCCGGAGAGCCATCGGCCGCAACTGGCGTGAACTGAATAGTGAGCAGCAAGTTGAGGTTCTTGAATTGGTCAAGACACTCATTGTTAAGGCATATGTCAACTGGATGGAGGGTAAGGCCCGCCCAGAGGTCGAACTCGGAGAGGTGGTTCTAATTACGGACAAGCGTATGGAGATTCCCAGCAAGGTGCACCTGGAAGACCAAACAGTCACCATGCTTTACCGCTTGGGCAAGATGAAGAGCGGGTGGCAGGTCTACGATGTCGTAGCGGAGGATATCAGTGTTGTCTCGAATTACCGTCAGCAAATTGATGATCATTTTCGTAAAGGCGATGCGGAAGGATTGATCGCTAAACTAAACGAACTGCTAACCAAGGATGAGATTGATGAGAACCTTACCATTTAATATTACGGCCACTGTGTTGTTGGCCTTATTCGCGCCGCTCAGCACATGGGGAGAAGGGGACTACCTGAGTGAAGCGGACCTCTATGGAGAGGAATTGGAGAACAATATCGAGGTTAGTGACCCGCTGGAGGCGATCAACCGGTACACATTTAAGTTCAACGATTTCGTCTACCTCAATCTGATCGAGCCACTGGCGGATGGTTATCAGGCTATAACCCCTGATCCTGTCGAGGAAGGTGCTAGTAATTTTTTCGATAATTTGAAGTATCCTGTCCGTTTGGCGGGCAATTTACTCCAGGGCCGCCTTAAAGGGGCTTGGGTTGAAAGCGGGCGCTTCGCGATCAACTCCACTGTTGGTGTCCTTGGCGTTGCCACCCCTGCTGATCACGTGAAAGGCTTTGAGCCGATTCCAAAAGAGGACATTGGGCAGGCATTGGGAAGCTGGGGCTTGGGCGAAGGTCCATATTTGGTCATTCCGCTGCTCGGGCCATCCAACTTACGCGATTTTGGGGGTTACATGGGTGACCGAGCTGTGAATCCTCTCGATGAGCCCTTCAGTCTCATTGACGATTGGAACTGGGAGTGGCGCCTGGCGTTGACCGCAACGGAAATTACGGTGATCAGCCCGGATTTGCTCCAGCGCTATAAACAGCTCAAGGGCTCGGCTATTGATCCTTACAGCTCGCTGAAGAACGGATATACTCAGATGCGGCGGGCAGCGATTGAAGAGTAATATCGTCCTGTGATTTTCTGATGAATCGAGAACGTTCGCGGGAGCGTTTGCCCTCCATGCTTCGTCAAAATGATGCAGGTCAGTGCGGGCCGATTACGTGTCATGAAGCATAAAGTAGCGTTGGAAATTCTCACTAACCTGTGCGGCCAGACTGGGCAAAGGCTGGCCGCGTAGCTCTGCAATCGCCTGATATGCCGCCCGGATGTTTCCCGGATGACAAAGGTCGGGTTCCTCCATCGCAAATTCCCGATGCTCTTCCGGCGGCAGGAAATTAGGGGCGTCCGTCTCGATCAATAAACGATCGTCCGGGACCTGTTGGATCAGTTCCGGTGCTTTTTTGGCATTGGGTTTCAGCTGGCCGGCATTGAATGAAAAGTGGGCCCCCAGGTCCAGTAGAGGCTTCATGGTTTCGACGGGGCCGCTGTAAGCGTGGAGTTTAAACCCGCGTTCCGGCAGCTTCATGGAGCGAAGTGTCTTTAACAGAGGCTCGTGCGCCTTGAGGCAATGAATCGAAGTGGGTAGGTTGCGTTCAGCAGCCAGTGACATTTGCCAGATGAAGGCTTTCTGTTGTCGCTTGATGTCGTGCCCGTCGATCCACTGATCCAGCCCGATCTCGCCGATCACCTTGATCCCCCGTTCCAGGAATTCAATAAGCAGGGCCTGCCAGGTCTCGGACGCGCGATTCACCTCCCAGGGGTGTAGGCCCACTGCGGGGATGAAGCGATTATCTTTCTGGGACATTTCAACCACCGCAGGCCAGTCTTTCGGTGAGGTGCCGATAATGATGGCCTTGTCCAAATTGATACCTTGGTAGCTGTCCAGCACTTCCGGCAGCGAATGCTTGAAACGCTCATCCGCAAGGTGCACATGCGCGTCGTATAGGGGGTGTGGCATCATCTTAGCCATACGTTTGTTGCCACTTCAGCCGAAGATAAAGCGACAAACCTGTCGCTCTCACTTTGCGGCCATGCAGGATTTGGCAAATCGTTGAATAGATTCCACAATTCGGCTCAGGCCGTTTCGGCGGTTGGGCGACAAGTGTTGGGTGATCCCGACCTCACCAAGGAACTCGGCGTCGGTTTCCACGATGTCCTCGGGCTTTGACTCGCTATAAAAATCACAGAGCAGGGAGGCGATGCCTTTGACGATCGCCGAGTCGGATTCGGACTTATAGTAGCAGAAACCGTCTTTAAACTCAGGCACCACCCAGAGTTGTGACATGCAGCCTTCGATCTTAAAGCTGTCGATACGCAGGTCCTCCGGGAGCCCTTCCGCGTTCTTGCCGCGTTCGACGATGTGCCCGAGGCGCTCATAGGCATCCGGGATCAAGGTGATTTCCTCAATGAGAGCGGCTTTCTTGTCTTCGAGTGTCATAATCCAATTTATTTCTAATCTAGGACTTGGGGATTAGAAGTCAAAAAAGCCCGGCGGGAAATCCCGCCGGGCCTTGCCAAATAGGTTGCTGGCCCGATTAAGACTTCAGCGTGCCGGCGTAAATCGCGTTGTCGCCCAGTTCTTCTTCAATGCGAAGGAGCTGGTTGTACTTTGCGATGCGGTCGGAGCGGCTCATGGAACCGGTCTTGATTTGACCGGCGTTGGTCGCCACGGCGATATCGGCGATGGTGGTGTCTTCGGTTTCACCGGAGCGGTGGGAGACTACGGAGTTGTAACCGTGTACTTTGCCAAGTTCGATCGCCTCGAGTGTTTCCGTCAGGGAGCCGATTTGGTTCACCTTGATCAGGATGGAGTTGGCCACGCCGAGATCGATGCCCTTTTGCAGGAATTCGACGTTGGTCACGAAGAGGTCATCACCAACGAGTTGAACCTTGTCGCCGATCTTGTCGGTCAGTGCCTTCCAGCCGTCCCAATCGTTTTCGTCGCATCCGTCTTCGATCGAGTCGATGGGATACTTTTCGCAGAGCTCTGCCAGATAGGCGGCTTGTTCTTCGGAGTTACGCTTCGCACCGCCTTCGCCTTCGAACTTGCTGTAGTCGTAAACTCCGTCGCTGAAGAACTCGGAAGAAGCACAGTCGAGAGCGAAGGTGATGTCCTTGCCCACCTTATAACCGGCGGCTTCAACAGCCTTGCTCAGTGTGTCCAGCGCATCTTCGGTGCCTTCGAAAGTGGGGGCAAAGCCGCCTTCGTCACCGACGGCTGTGCTGAGGCCGCGATCCTTAAGTACCTTCTTGAGGCTATGGAAGCATTCGGCGCCCATGCGGATGGCTTCCTTGAAGGAAGGCGCCCCGACGGGACGAATCATGAACTCCTGGAATGCGATCGGCGCGTCGGAGTG encodes the following:
- the mlaD gene encoding outer membrane lipid asymmetry maintenance protein MlaD codes for the protein MNNRTIEFFVGCFVLVGLLAVFYLALQVGGARFFGSDSYELQARFSSISGVNTGSRIEIAGVPVGTVKKITLNDNYHAIATLELPNHIQLDDDTIASVRTSGLIGDRFIELSPGTSGERLVEGGTIVLTETAFSLENALANFGGGAARSIGVDSYELKARFSSINGIQSGSSVQVGGVQVGSVIDVELNDNFYAIVTLELPESLELDDDTIASVKTAGLIGGRFIELSPGGSGFALEPGDMIVDTESALDIENLISKFALGGIDKEEN
- a CDS encoding MlaC/ttg2D family ABC transporter substrate-binding protein; translation: MKKFLYGFVLVCLVAGTTAQAGQSELEKLRGTIDAALDVIYCDSNSELSKEEKQAKVRSVLEDKYELDVIIRRAIGRNWRELNSEQQVEVLELVKTLIVKAYVNWMEGKARPEVELGEVVLITDKRMEIPSKVHLEDQTVTMLYRLGKMKSGWQVYDVVAEDISVVSNYRQQIDDHFRKGDAEGLIAKLNELLTKDEIDENLTI
- a CDS encoding MlaA family lipoprotein; translated protein: MRTLPFNITATVLLALFAPLSTWGEGDYLSEADLYGEELENNIEVSDPLEAINRYTFKFNDFVYLNLIEPLADGYQAITPDPVEEGASNFFDNLKYPVRLAGNLLQGRLKGAWVESGRFAINSTVGVLGVATPADHVKGFEPIPKEDIGQALGSWGLGEGPYLVIPLLGPSNLRDFGGYMGDRAVNPLDEPFSLIDDWNWEWRLALTATEITVISPDLLQRYKQLKGSAIDPYSSLKNGYTQMRRAAIEE
- a CDS encoding TatD family hydrolase, yielding MMPHPLYDAHVHLADERFKHSLPEVLDSYQGINLDKAIIIGTSPKDWPAVVEMSQKDNRFIPAVGLHPWEVNRASETWQALLIEFLERGIKVIGEIGLDQWIDGHDIKRQQKAFIWQMSLAAERNLPTSIHCLKAHEPLLKTLRSMKLPERGFKLHAYSGPVETMKPLLDLGAHFSFNAGQLKPNAKKAPELIQQVPDDRLLIETDAPNFLPPEEHREFAMEEPDLCHPGNIRAAYQAIAELRGQPLPSLAAQVSENFQRYFMLHDT
- a CDS encoding SufE family protein, with translation MTLEDKKAALIEEITLIPDAYERLGHIVERGKNAEGLPEDLRIDSFKIEGCMSQLWVVPEFKDGFCYYKSESDSAIVKGIASLLCDFYSESKPEDIVETDAEFLGEVGITQHLSPNRRNGLSRIVESIQRFAKSCMAAK
- the eno gene encoding phosphopyruvate hydratase, whose translation is MSSTIIDIRAREIIDSRGNPTVEVDVELECGIIGRAAVPSGASTGEHEAVELRDGDKDRYLGKGVQKAVENVDTLIAPELVGFDACDQLEVDKAMLEIDGTKNKGKLGANAVLGVSLAVAKAAAQVSGLPLYKYLGGPNAKVLPVPMMNVINGGSHSDAPIAFQEFMIRPVGAPSFKEAIRMGAECFHSLKKVLKDRGLSTAVGDEGGFAPTFEGTEDALDTLSKAVEAAGYKVGKDITFALDCASSEFFSDGVYDYSKFEGEGGAKRNSEEQAAYLAELCEKYPIDSIEDGCDENDWDGWKALTDKIGDKVQLVGDDLFVTNVEFLQKGIDLGVANSILIKVNQIGSLTETLEAIELGKVHGYNSVVSHRSGETEDTTIADIAVATNAGQIKTGSMSRSDRIAKYNQLLRIEEELGDNAIYAGTLKS